A single genomic interval of Ruminococcus sp. NK3A76 harbors:
- a CDS encoding beta-propeller domain-containing protein: MQNNQFTEKMKETTPVPERISPENIEKKIYEQKRSKISLRKRMISAAAALAIVCGGTAGYLYGTGFFDKKNGGIQTSSSSSSSKADSSSNDDDSQTGTIKTSDAGVEYEDSKSVELTGLKSMNYDELNEYIKENFKDRSYYFRDDFGGLETNDAVAEDEAVPEATTGKSSDAAVTGSSGSHDYSQTYNQEAGIDEADIVKTNGEDIFYLAGSCVFAIDCDNGSMKGQLIDFTKLCSEDLGGYTAREMYLDGGTLTVVLQSTAGYYYSWHYDEDEENKSREIRPIYEPTCYAVDLDVSNIDDIKITGKYSIQGTYSNSRMVDGKLYLTVIQNIQYCESDSYEKTGVPEFAPVYKVNGEKHYVSSGDIFVPTEDVKENLGYTTVSLIDTKDMCHPVSIKSSLGCTHEIYQSADRLILLGSYSDEADGTWKSFTRLTMFDTSNGTLAPMASTSIEGEVKDKYSLSYRDSVLSVVVNDRKYDNVNYKTIYNNYLYTFSDKLEQLGQSESFGDGEVIKSVTFQDKLAYIVTFMQTDPLFAIDVSDPAKPTIISELKMPGFSTHMRAFTEGRLVGFGNTANEDTGRVTGLKLSIYDNSDPNNVKELDKVELKSMFGDDVDSYVGSIATYDEKALLIDAERNIIAFPYYAEKQTYSTFIDEDGYEYAVDTEEDDTTAKEDSDIYMAGYKFYRYTEGKGFELVGEYKYEVDVTKFWNDRANEGKNPYIDFERAIYIGDVYYLFHDNGVVSVNSKTFETIDEADLVSLIPEGQERDIYYYGGLVEDDYVAE; the protein is encoded by the coding sequence ATGCAGAACAATCAGTTTACAGAGAAAATGAAAGAGACTACCCCCGTTCCCGAGAGGATAAGCCCCGAGAACATCGAAAAGAAGATATACGAGCAAAAGCGCAGCAAGATATCCTTAAGAAAGAGAATGATAAGCGCAGCAGCTGCTCTGGCTATCGTGTGCGGCGGCACAGCAGGCTATCTTTACGGCACAGGCTTCTTTGACAAGAAAAACGGCGGCATACAGACATCTTCTTCATCATCGAGCAGCAAGGCTGACAGCAGCAGTAACGACGATGACAGCCAGACAGGTACTATCAAGACCTCTGATGCAGGCGTTGAGTATGAAGACAGCAAGTCTGTAGAGCTTACAGGCCTCAAGTCGATGAACTATGATGAACTTAACGAGTATATAAAGGAAAACTTCAAAGACCGCAGCTACTACTTCAGAGACGATTTCGGCGGGCTTGAAACAAATGACGCAGTTGCCGAAGACGAGGCAGTGCCCGAAGCCACAACGGGCAAGAGCAGCGATGCAGCAGTAACAGGCAGCAGCGGCAGCCACGATTATTCGCAGACCTACAATCAGGAAGCAGGCATCGATGAGGCCGACATAGTAAAGACCAACGGCGAGGACATATTCTACCTCGCAGGCAGCTGTGTGTTCGCCATAGACTGCGACAACGGCAGCATGAAAGGTCAGCTGATAGACTTTACAAAGCTTTGCAGCGAGGATCTCGGCGGCTACACAGCCCGTGAGATGTATCTTGACGGCGGCACGCTGACAGTTGTTCTGCAAAGCACAGCAGGCTATTACTACTCGTGGCATTATGACGAGGACGAGGAAAACAAGTCAAGGGAAATACGCCCCATTTACGAGCCTACCTGCTATGCTGTTGACCTTGATGTAAGCAACATTGACGACATTAAGATAACAGGCAAGTATTCGATACAGGGCACATACTCAAATTCAAGAATGGTAGACGGCAAGCTTTACCTCACAGTAATACAGAATATTCAGTACTGCGAAAGTGATAGCTACGAGAAAACAGGCGTGCCCGAATTTGCCCCCGTATACAAGGTAAACGGCGAGAAGCACTATGTAAGCTCGGGCGATATATTCGTGCCCACAGAAGATGTAAAAGAAAACCTCGGCTACACCACAGTATCGCTTATCGACACCAAGGATATGTGCCACCCCGTGAGCATCAAGTCATCACTCGGCTGCACTCACGAGATATACCAGTCAGCCGACAGGCTCATACTCTTAGGCAGCTACTCTGACGAGGCAGACGGCACCTGGAAGAGCTTCACACGCCTGACAATGTTTGACACATCAAACGGCACACTCGCACCTATGGCAAGCACATCGATAGAGGGCGAGGTAAAGGACAAGTATTCGCTCAGCTACAGAGACAGCGTGCTCAGCGTTGTTGTAAACGACCGCAAGTATGACAACGTAAACTACAAGACGATCTACAACAACTATCTCTACACATTCAGCGACAAGCTCGAACAGTTAGGTCAGAGCGAGAGCTTCGGCGACGGCGAGGTGATAAAGAGCGTTACCTTCCAGGACAAGCTCGCATACATCGTAACATTCATGCAGACTGACCCGTTATTCGCTATAGACGTATCAGACCCTGCAAAGCCCACTATAATAAGCGAGCTCAAGATGCCCGGCTTCTCGACTCACATGAGAGCATTCACAGAAGGCAGATTAGTAGGCTTCGGCAACACAGCAAACGAGGATACAGGCCGTGTAACAGGCCTTAAGCTCTCGATATACGACAACTCTGACCCGAACAATGTCAAGGAGCTTGACAAGGTAGAGCTTAAGAGTATGTTCGGCGATGACGTGGATTCCTACGTCGGCAGCATTGCAACATACGACGAGAAGGCTCTGCTCATAGATGCTGAGAGAAACATCATAGCATTCCCCTACTACGCTGAAAAGCAAACATACAGCACCTTCATTGATGAGGACGGCTATGAATATGCTGTAGACACAGAAGAAGACGACACGACAGCCAAGGAAGACTCCGACATCTACATGGCAGGCTACAAGTTCTACAGATACACCGAGGGCAAGGGCTTTGAGCTCGTTGGTGAGTACAAGTACGAAGTAGACGTAACCAAGTTCTGGAACGACAGGGCAAACGAGGGCAAGAACCCCTACATCGACTTTGAAAGAGCTATCTACATCGGCGATGTTTACTACCTCTTCCACGACAACGGCGTTGTATCGGTAAACTCAAAGACATTTGAGACTATCGACGAGGCAGACCTTGTCTCACTCATTCCTGAGGGTCAGGAAAGGGACATATATTATTACGGCGGTCTCGTAGAAGACGACTATGTAGCAGAATAA
- a CDS encoding RNA polymerase sigma factor — MKTQTDISLVSRAAKGDTKAFALLYKQVYEEIFYYALANLGNEDDAADCVQDAALDAFTGIKKLRDEGAFKGWIMKILITKIKLRQKEYIASRQMQSTDEVDIAAYSSEFEGVEIMDALGLLSDAERECIALKYIGGYKGEEITKLTGISHATVRSHIARAKQKLRSLLGDMSDEEE; from the coding sequence ATGAAAACACAAACTGACATATCACTCGTGAGCCGGGCGGCCAAGGGTGACACAAAGGCTTTTGCCTTGCTTTACAAACAGGTGTATGAGGAGATATTCTATTACGCTCTTGCAAACTTAGGCAACGAGGACGACGCAGCTGACTGTGTACAGGACGCAGCGCTCGATGCCTTCACGGGGATAAAAAAGCTCCGTGACGAGGGAGCCTTTAAGGGCTGGATAATGAAGATACTCATCACCAAGATAAAGCTCAGACAAAAAGAATACATAGCTTCAAGGCAGATGCAGAGCACCGATGAAGTCGATATAGCGGCATACAGCAGTGAATTTGAAGGCGTTGAGATAATGGACGCACTCGGGCTGCTGAGTGATGCCGAGCGAGAATGTATAGCGCTCAAATACATCGGCGGGTACAAAGGTGAGGAGATAACAAAACTGACGGGCATAAGTCATGCGACTGTCCGTTCACACATCGCAAGAGCAAAGCAGAAGCTGCGGTCACTGCTTGGTGATATGTCAGACGAGGAGGAATAG
- a CDS encoding peptidylprolyl isomerase, with protein MVVIEMKNGDVMKLELYPEAAPITVENFVKLVKQGFYDGLIFHRVISGFMIQGGDPQGTGMGGAKEKIKGEFLANGVNNPIKHVRGVISMARSQLPNSASSQFFIMHQDSPHLDGQYAAFGKVVEGIEAVDRIAAVKTDFTDRPVEPQIIKKIYIEE; from the coding sequence ATGGTAGTTATAGAAATGAAAAACGGCGACGTGATGAAGCTCGAGCTTTATCCCGAGGCCGCACCGATAACAGTTGAGAATTTTGTAAAGCTCGTTAAGCAGGGCTTTTATGACGGGCTCATTTTCCACAGGGTTATATCCGGCTTTATGATTCAGGGCGGTGACCCGCAGGGCACAGGCATGGGCGGTGCCAAGGAAAAGATAAAGGGCGAGTTTTTGGCAAACGGTGTCAACAACCCCATAAAGCACGTCAGGGGCGTAATATCAATGGCACGCTCTCAGCTGCCTAACTCGGCAAGCTCGCAGTTCTTTATCATGCATCAGGACTCCCCTCACCTCGACGGGCAGTATGCTGCATTCGGCAAGGTGGTAGAGGGCATCGAGGCTGTTGACAGGATAGCCGCAGTAAAGACTGACTTTACCGACAGACCTGTTGAGCCGCAGATAATAAAGAAGATATACATAGAAGAATAA
- a CDS encoding response regulator transcription factor, whose amino-acid sequence MVDILLVEDNKELSSLLCDFLRAEGYTVSVSPDGENALSLYDKYGARLVLLDINLPGMDGFAVCRRIREKENTPIIILTARLDKEDKLNGIISGADDYIEKPYDIDILIAKIKGIFKRRLAIDTLTDGDLTLDIANESVTKNGERLNVTAKEFELLKMLIENKGQTLSKELLFDRIWGADSESEPQTLTVHIKWLRQKIERDPKDPERILTVWGKGYRYESAGGQKD is encoded by the coding sequence ATGGTAGATATACTTTTAGTCGAGGATAATAAGGAGCTCAGCTCGCTTCTGTGTGACTTTTTAAGGGCTGAGGGGTATACAGTCAGTGTCAGCCCGGACGGGGAGAACGCTCTGTCGCTCTATGATAAATACGGCGCAAGACTTGTGCTGCTCGATATCAATCTCCCGGGAATGGACGGCTTTGCGGTGTGCAGGAGGATAAGGGAAAAGGAAAACACCCCCATAATCATCCTCACGGCAAGGCTTGATAAGGAGGATAAGCTAAACGGCATAATCTCCGGCGCTGATGACTATATAGAAAAGCCGTATGACATAGACATACTTATCGCAAAGATAAAGGGCATTTTCAAGCGCCGCCTTGCAATAGACACTCTGACCGACGGCGACCTGACGCTTGATATCGCAAACGAGTCGGTGACAAAAAACGGCGAGAGGCTTAATGTGACTGCCAAGGAATTCGAGCTGTTGAAAATGCTTATTGAAAACAAGGGGCAGACACTTTCAAAGGAGCTGCTCTTTGACAGGATATGGGGCGCAGACAGCGAGAGCGAGCCGCAGACGCTCACCGTGCATATAAAATGGCTTCGCCAGAAGATTGAGCGTGACCCTAAAGACCCCGAGCGCATACTCACAGTCTGGGGCAAGGGCTACCGCTATGAGAGCGCAGGAGGGCAGAAGGATTGA
- a CDS encoding HAMP domain-containing sensor histidine kinase — translation MKGFDKFAAAVTALFLLTAAVVNIAILSADTGSADMARVDTERVKYQIQNGTVPDADDYEHIIGIYKYDGSGDFYESRNSYVICARGDELYRIEYKAAGEDDEKRRTLITVNTVMGLSLVMLAGVFVYIRRKIITPFNELSEMPIELAKGNLTTPLKESRSRFFGRFVWGTNMLRETMEKQRERELVSQKDKQTLILSLSHDIKTPLSAIKLYAKALEKGLYDDPEKLAEVYSGLEERADEIEGYLSKLSSAAREDFLGLEVHMNEAYLSELMTDIKKLYTYKLENTGTKFITGEYSDCLLKCDAERAVEVLQNLMENAIKYGDGGEIAITFSDEEDCRLVTVSNTGCTLSEDETLHIFESFYRGSNVGSKPGSGLGLYIARQLMLKMGGDIFADIKDGRMNITLVFARA, via the coding sequence TTGAAAGGCTTTGATAAGTTCGCAGCGGCGGTCACAGCACTATTTCTGCTGACTGCGGCTGTGGTGAACATAGCTATCCTCAGTGCCGACACAGGCAGCGCTGATATGGCAAGGGTGGATACCGAGCGTGTAAAGTATCAGATACAAAACGGCACCGTGCCTGATGCGGACGATTACGAGCATATCATTGGCATATATAAATACGACGGCAGCGGGGACTTCTACGAGAGCCGCAACAGCTACGTCATATGCGCCCGGGGCGATGAGCTCTACCGCATTGAATACAAAGCAGCCGGCGAGGACGACGAAAAGCGCCGCACGCTGATAACGGTGAACACGGTCATGGGGCTGTCACTTGTAATGCTGGCAGGCGTGTTTGTATATATCAGAAGAAAGATAATCACCCCCTTCAACGAGCTCAGCGAGATGCCGATAGAGCTTGCAAAGGGCAACCTCACCACACCGCTGAAGGAGAGCAGGAGCAGGTTCTTCGGCAGATTTGTGTGGGGCACGAATATGCTCAGGGAGACTATGGAAAAGCAGCGTGAGCGTGAGCTTGTGTCGCAAAAGGACAAGCAGACGCTTATCCTTTCGCTGTCGCACGATATCAAGACACCTCTCTCCGCCATAAAGCTATATGCAAAGGCACTTGAAAAGGGACTGTATGACGACCCCGAAAAGCTCGCCGAGGTATACTCAGGCCTTGAAGAAAGAGCAGATGAGATAGAGGGGTATCTTTCAAAGCTGTCAAGCGCTGCGAGGGAGGATTTCTTAGGGCTTGAAGTACACATGAATGAAGCCTATCTGTCAGAGCTTATGACGGATATAAAGAAGCTGTACACATACAAGCTCGAAAACACCGGCACAAAGTTTATAACAGGCGAGTATTCCGACTGCCTGCTCAAGTGCGATGCCGAGCGTGCTGTCGAGGTGCTGCAAAACCTTATGGAAAACGCCATAAAATACGGCGACGGCGGAGAGATAGCCATTACCTTTTCTGACGAGGAGGACTGTCGCCTTGTCACAGTCTCAAACACCGGCTGCACGCTCTCTGAGGACGAGACTTTGCATATTTTCGAGAGCTTTTACCGTGGCTCGAATGTCGGCAGCAAGCCCGGCAGCGGTCTGGGGCTCTACATCGCAAGGCAGCTGATGCTCAAAATGGGCGGCGATATCTTCGCAGACATAAAAGACGGCAGAATGAACATAACGCTTGTCTTTGCCCGGGCTTAA
- a CDS encoding MBL fold metallo-hydrolase has protein sequence MKMMFIGANHEVTGSCTYIEACGKRFLVDFGMEQGFDEFENVAIPCNPSQIDFVLLTHAHIDHSGLLPLLFAGGFKGEIHATKPTAHLCDIMLRDSAHIQEFEAEWKNRRGMREGKEEYIPLYTMEDALGAILLFVEHEYGVYKEICDGIQIRFTDAGHLLGSASIEIKLYENGVKRKLVFSGDIGNKAQPLIKDPTYIENADFVVMESTYGDRLHHRPTDYVAALAQVLRETFEKGGNVVIPSFAVGRTQELLYFIRQIKERALIPEYADFPVFVDSPLAIEATNIFIKNYASCFDDEAMEYIAKGINPIKFEGLNIAVSPDESRAINFDSRPKVIISSSGMCEAGRIKHHLKHNLWRPECTVMFVGYQAVNTLGRKLADGAKSAKLFGEEIAVKARVLTLPGISGHADKNGLDEWIKAIDHPKKVFVNHGDDRTSTLYAEHLQNDFGLDAVAPYSGASFDLVTEIYENGSPVRNERRFKAEPSTVYGRLVAAVDNLTALVRESSGRTNKDLAKLTDSINNLILKFK, from the coding sequence ATGAAAATGATGTTTATTGGCGCAAACCATGAGGTAACAGGCAGCTGTACCTATATCGAGGCGTGCGGCAAGAGGTTCCTTGTTGATTTCGGTATGGAGCAGGGGTTTGATGAATTTGAGAATGTAGCTATCCCCTGCAACCCCTCACAGATAGATTTCGTGCTGCTGACCCATGCGCATATCGACCATTCGGGTCTGCTGCCGCTGCTGTTTGCAGGCGGCTTCAAGGGCGAGATACACGCTACCAAGCCCACAGCTCACCTTTGCGATATAATGCTGCGTGATTCGGCGCATATTCAGGAATTTGAAGCCGAGTGGAAAAACAGGCGTGGTATGCGTGAGGGCAAGGAGGAGTATATTCCGCTGTATACTATGGAAGATGCCCTCGGTGCGATACTATTATTCGTTGAGCACGAATACGGTGTCTACAAGGAGATATGCGACGGCATACAGATACGCTTTACCGATGCCGGGCATCTGCTTGGCTCGGCAAGCATCGAGATAAAGCTGTATGAGAACGGTGTCAAGAGAAAGCTCGTCTTCTCGGGCGATATCGGCAACAAGGCACAGCCGCTGATAAAAGACCCGACATATATCGAGAACGCAGATTTTGTCGTAATGGAGTCAACCTACGGCGACAGGCTGCATCACCGCCCGACCGATTATGTCGCAGCGCTCGCACAGGTTCTGAGGGAGACATTTGAAAAGGGCGGCAACGTCGTTATCCCGTCGTTCGCTGTCGGCAGAACGCAGGAGCTTTTATACTTTATCAGGCAGATAAAGGAGAGGGCACTTATCCCTGAGTATGCCGATTTCCCGGTGTTTGTAGATTCGCCGCTCGCAATAGAGGCTACCAACATCTTCATTAAAAACTACGCCTCCTGCTTTGATGACGAGGCTATGGAGTATATCGCAAAGGGCATAAACCCGATAAAGTTCGAGGGGCTCAACATCGCTGTCTCGCCTGATGAATCGAGGGCGATAAACTTTGACTCACGCCCCAAGGTCATCATATCATCAAGCGGTATGTGCGAGGCAGGCAGAATAAAGCACCACTTAAAGCATAACCTCTGGCGGCCTGAGTGTACGGTAATGTTTGTCGGCTATCAGGCGGTGAACACCTTGGGCAGAAAGCTCGCAGACGGTGCAAAGAGCGCCAAGCTGTTCGGTGAGGAGATAGCTGTAAAGGCAAGAGTGCTCACACTTCCGGGTATCAGCGGCCATGCTGACAAGAACGGCCTTGATGAATGGATAAAGGCTATCGACCACCCGAAGAAGGTGTTCGTAAACCACGGCGATGACAGGACATCGACACTGTATGCCGAGCATCTGCAAAACGACTTCGGGCTCGATGCGGTAGCGCCCTACAGCGGTGCTTCATTCGACCTTGTGACCGAGATATACGAAAACGGCTCACCTGTACGCAACGAGCGCAGGTTCAAGGCAGAGCCCAGCACTGTATACGGCAGGCTCGTGGCAGCTGTTGACAACCTCACAGCCCTTGTGCGTGAGAGCTCCGGCAGGACGAACAAGGATCTTGCCAAGCTGACCGACAGCATAAACAACCTTATACTGAAATTCAAATGA
- a CDS encoding nucleoside kinase has product MKKLSIASINDRCKNDMGEFIDESEKKYSRRIQKAAEILAQTHQDKPIILLSGPSGAGKTTSAKRIEELLDKQDIETYTISMDNYFLPESETPDAVDENGKVDYESPYRMDIKLLNEHMMKIANCEPVEIPTFNFAEQKREPGIVYKRKPGELVLFEGIHALNPEVTGISDDIANCIYVSIRTRLELDNGALLHPSHIRLMRRLLRDKQYRGRGFEATMDMFDSVERGESLYIMPYKDRAKIHIDTFIMYEASVYKPFLSDELHQVFEKNEDHKNHEQMETFLNALDAIPAERVPDYSLVREFIGGSRFE; this is encoded by the coding sequence ATGAAAAAACTGAGTATAGCATCAATAAACGACCGCTGCAAGAACGATATGGGCGAGTTTATAGATGAGAGCGAGAAGAAATATTCAAGAAGGATACAAAAGGCAGCAGAGATACTTGCGCAGACGCATCAGGATAAGCCTATAATACTGCTTTCGGGGCCTTCGGGTGCCGGCAAGACAACAAGTGCAAAGCGCATAGAGGAGCTGCTCGACAAGCAGGATATCGAGACATACACGATATCTATGGATAACTATTTCCTGCCGGAGTCGGAGACACCCGATGCGGTGGACGAGAACGGCAAGGTAGACTACGAGTCGCCCTACAGAATGGATATCAAGCTGCTTAACGAGCACATGATGAAGATAGCAAACTGCGAGCCTGTCGAGATACCCACATTCAACTTCGCAGAGCAAAAGCGTGAGCCGGGCATAGTTTACAAGAGAAAGCCGGGCGAGCTGGTGCTCTTTGAGGGCATACACGCACTCAACCCCGAGGTGACAGGCATTTCCGATGACATAGCAAACTGCATCTATGTGTCTATCCGTACAAGACTGGAGCTTGACAACGGCGCATTGCTGCACCCGTCGCACATAAGGCTCATGAGGAGGCTTCTGCGTGACAAGCAGTACCGTGGCAGGGGCTTTGAGGCGACTATGGATATGTTTGACAGCGTAGAGCGTGGCGAGAGCCTTTACATAATGCCCTACAAGGACAGAGCAAAGATACACATCGACACATTCATCATGTATGAAGCATCGGTGTATAAGCCTTTCCTGTCAGACGAGCTGCACCAGGTCTTTGAGAAGAACGAGGATCACAAGAACCACGAGCAGATGGAGACATTTTTAAATGCCCTTGATGCGATACCTGCCGAGAGAGTGCCGGATTATTCGCTTGTCAGGGAATTTATCGGCGGCAGCAGATTTGAATAA
- a CDS encoding Hsp20/alpha crystallin family protein, which yields MFGLTPFDNRGFDIFDPFAGFDEDFRRGGFAPARTDIKDEGDRFVMETELPGFEKKDINIDINGDVLTLSAKHEAKTEDKDDKGKYIRRERTYGSYKRSFDLTGVDAEKIAAEYTNGILTLTLPKKQPEVPTARRLEIQ from the coding sequence ATGTTTGGACTTACACCGTTTGATAACAGAGGCTTTGATATATTCGACCCGTTCGCAGGGTTTGATGAGGACTTCCGCAGAGGCGGCTTTGCACCTGCAAGGACAGACATCAAGGACGAGGGCGACAGGTTCGTTATGGAAACAGAGCTGCCGGGCTTTGAAAAGAAGGATATAAACATCGACATAAACGGCGATGTGCTCACCCTCTCAGCAAAGCACGAGGCAAAGACCGAGGACAAAGACGATAAGGGCAAATACATCAGGCGTGAGAGGACATACGGCTCGTACAAGCGCAGCTTTGACCTCACAGGCGTTGATGCAGAGAAGATAGCCGCCGAATACACAAACGGCATACTCACTCTCACCTTGCCCAAGAAGCAGCCCGAGGTGCCGACCGCAAGAAGGCTTGAGATACAGTAA
- a CDS encoding orotate phosphoribosyltransferase codes for MEERMQTIESAKNKKVKIGVIPGHYATNHSHINYYVAMTEIKSSFKMAKEAASELALTYANTHIETIICMEGTEILGAFLAQELSASGINKGEDICVVTPELNAVNQMIFRDNTQKAIWGKQVLLLISSASTGKTINRAVECLKYYSGNLAAVAAIFSAIKDINGIEVHALFSEKDMPDYKNYAPADCPMCKAGKKVDALVNSFGYSKL; via the coding sequence ATGGAAGAACGTATGCAGACCATTGAATCCGCAAAGAATAAAAAGGTCAAGATAGGTGTTATACCCGGCCACTATGCAACAAACCACTCACACATCAACTACTACGTTGCTATGACCGAGATAAAGTCGAGCTTCAAAATGGCTAAGGAAGCCGCAAGCGAGCTCGCACTCACATACGCAAACACACATATCGAGACTATCATCTGCATGGAAGGCACTGAGATACTCGGCGCATTCCTCGCTCAGGAGCTCTCTGCGAGCGGCATCAACAAGGGCGAGGACATATGCGTTGTAACGCCCGAGCTCAACGCAGTTAATCAGATGATATTCAGAGACAACACGCAGAAGGCTATTTGGGGCAAGCAGGTGCTGCTGCTCATATCCTCTGCATCAACAGGCAAGACTATCAACAGAGCAGTTGAGTGCTTAAAGTATTACAGCGGCAACCTCGCTGCTGTGGCTGCTATATTCTCGGCTATCAAGGATATAAACGGCATCGAAGTACACGCTCTCTTCAGTGAGAAGGATATGCCTGATTACAAGAACTACGCTCCTGCTGATTGCCCGATGTGCAAAGCAGGCAAGAAGGTAGATGCGCTTGTAAACAGCTTCGGCTATTCAAAGCTCTGA
- a CDS encoding serine-tRNA(Ala) deacylase AlaX, with product MTKKLFDNGELYEFEATVLSCEQGKKCCEVTLDETAFFPEGGGQPGDVGTLGGVKVLDTQEKDGVVIHKIDKPLEVGAKVTGIIDKSVRLRRMQNHSGEHLIMGFIHKRFGYENVGFHLGRDEVTLDLNGPITYEELLECERRANEAIAEDVKITISYPDDKTLETLQYRSKLENMENVRIVTIEGIDVCACCAPHLSSTGKIGIVKVLTSESYKGGTRVHILCGLDAVEELEKKQASVREISKLLSAKPDKTADAVKRLLDENMELKKKLTDIANAQADSIIASLSNDGRGDFCVFTDGLDANAMRRIANEGVKLTDGMFGVFSKNAGGYSYIIASEKVALRAKSKEINAALSGKGGGSDAMIQGSITADEQTVRDYFS from the coding sequence ATGACAAAAAAGCTGTTTGACAACGGTGAGCTTTATGAATTCGAGGCAACAGTCCTCTCCTGCGAGCAGGGCAAGAAGTGCTGTGAGGTAACGCTTGATGAGACAGCGTTTTTCCCCGAGGGCGGCGGCCAGCCGGGCGATGTGGGAACCTTAGGCGGCGTTAAGGTGCTCGACACTCAGGAAAAGGACGGAGTCGTTATCCACAAGATAGACAAGCCCCTTGAAGTGGGTGCAAAGGTAACAGGCATCATTGACAAGTCAGTGCGCCTGCGCCGTATGCAGAACCACTCGGGCGAGCATCTTATCATGGGCTTTATACATAAGCGCTTTGGCTATGAAAATGTAGGCTTTCATCTTGGCAGGGACGAGGTGACGCTTGACCTGAATGGCCCTATCACCTACGAGGAACTTCTTGAATGCGAGCGCCGGGCAAACGAAGCGATAGCAGAAGATGTGAAGATAACCATATCCTACCCCGATGACAAGACGCTTGAAACGCTCCAGTACAGAAGCAAGCTCGAAAACATGGAGAATGTGAGGATAGTGACTATCGAGGGGATAGATGTCTGCGCCTGCTGTGCGCCGCACCTCTCATCTACCGGCAAGATAGGCATTGTAAAGGTGCTCACATCTGAAAGCTACAAGGGCGGTACGAGAGTGCATATCCTCTGCGGCCTTGATGCAGTCGAGGAGCTTGAAAAGAAGCAGGCATCAGTCAGGGAGATATCAAAGCTGCTCTCTGCCAAGCCTGACAAGACGGCTGATGCTGTAAAGCGCCTGCTCGATGAGAATATGGAGCTCAAGAAAAAGCTCACAGACATAGCAAACGCACAGGCCGACAGCATTATCGCATCGCTTTCAAATGACGGCAGGGGAGACTTCTGCGTGTTCACAGACGGCCTTGATGCAAACGCCATGCGCCGCATAGCAAACGAGGGCGTGAAGCTCACAGACGGAATGTTCGGAGTTTTCAGCAAGAACGCCGGCGGCTACAGCTATATCATCGCCTCCGAAAAGGTCGCTTTGCGTGCCAAGTCTAAAGAGATAAACGCAGCGCTTTCCGGCAAGGGCGGCGGCAGTGATGCCATGATACAGGGCAGCATCACAGCAGACGAGCAGACGGTGAGGGATTATTTCAGTTAA